From a single Acidobacteriota bacterium genomic region:
- a CDS encoding ABC transporter permease — MSFKLFIALRYLRAKRQQATVSAITAIAVAGITIGVAALLIAQAMIHGFRSSVQEKILAGTDHLNLLKEDNSGIENYKELTERIRQIPGIVEASATIYAPVLLSVNGREEQAVLKGIDSKVSGTNDLPSITVQGSGQLPAPGPKEPTESDEESATEGLIIGQQLAKALGVSLDDEVTAISVISRLTPIGLQPRPRYQKFAIIGIFDSGWYQYDSKWAYITLNAAQRLTGNGDTAGVIRMKVRDIDRVKELSQQVLAIAGKGFVTTDWQELNRPLFAALQLQHRVIIIFFALLIVIAALNIITTLTMMVIEKHRDIAILRAQGANPNSIRQIFLLQGLIIGIVGAGAGLLLGSAVSFLANHYQLISIPAEIYSISHITLKLRAFDCVWVTGLAIGICLLATIYPASSAGKLAPAEILRHN, encoded by the coding sequence ATGTCGTTCAAACTTTTCATTGCCCTGCGATATTTGCGAGCCAAGCGGCAGCAAGCCACTGTTTCAGCAATTACAGCTATCGCCGTGGCAGGGATCACAATCGGCGTCGCGGCGTTGTTGATCGCGCAAGCCATGATTCACGGTTTTCGCAGCAGCGTTCAGGAAAAAATTCTTGCCGGTACTGATCACCTGAACCTGCTCAAAGAAGACAACAGCGGGATCGAAAATTACAAAGAATTGACTGAGCGTATTCGTCAAATTCCCGGTATAGTCGAAGCCTCTGCAACGATCTATGCGCCTGTCCTGTTGAGTGTTAATGGCAGAGAGGAACAGGCCGTCCTCAAGGGCATAGACTCTAAAGTCAGCGGCACGAACGACCTCCCTTCAATCACAGTTCAAGGCTCCGGCCAATTGCCTGCGCCAGGTCCAAAAGAACCGACGGAATCGGATGAGGAATCCGCCACTGAAGGACTCATCATCGGCCAACAATTGGCCAAGGCTCTGGGAGTAAGTCTTGACGACGAAGTAACTGCTATTTCCGTCATCAGCCGCCTGACTCCAATCGGTCTGCAACCCAGACCGCGCTACCAAAAATTCGCGATCATCGGCATTTTTGATTCGGGGTGGTATCAGTACGATTCAAAATGGGCGTACATCACGCTGAACGCCGCTCAGCGATTGACCGGCAATGGCGACACAGCGGGTGTAATTCGCATGAAAGTCCGCGATATTGATCGCGTCAAAGAGCTCAGCCAACAGGTTCTGGCAATCGCCGGCAAGGGATTTGTCACCACCGACTGGCAGGAGCTGAACCGGCCATTGTTCGCCGCCTTGCAACTACAACATCGTGTCATCATTATTTTTTTCGCGCTCCTGATCGTGATTGCAGCACTGAACATCATCACGACTTTAACGATGATGGTGATTGAAAAGCACAGGGACATCGCCATTCTTCGCGCCCAGGGAGCCAATCCCAATTCCATTCGCCAAATTTTTTTGTTGCAGGGGCTGATTATTGGAATTGTCGGCGCAGGAGCGGGTTTGTTGCTGGGAAGCGCTGTCAGTTTTCTCGCTAATCATTACCAATTGATCTCCATTCCTGCAGAAATTTATTCAATTTCGCACATAACGCTGAAATTACGTGCTTTTGATTGCGTTTGGGTAACGGGCTTGGCAATCGGAATCTGCTTATTGGCGACCATCTATCCTGCTTCGTCAGCAGGCAAACTTGCCCCGGCAGAAATCCTTCGGCACAACTAA
- the lysS gene encoding lysine--tRNA ligase, whose amino-acid sequence MLDQDNDQIQQRRRHLEEIAALGHPAYTNRFDRSHKITELVKRYHSFAGKKEEAELANTNTELKAAEAGEVRIAGRIMTMRLMGKAAFVHLSDGLAALQAYIRKNDVGDAAWELYQKLDLGDWIGVKGYLFVTKTGELSVHATQLQFLSKALLPMPDKYHGVTDKELRYRQRYVDLIASSAIHERQPGELTSREIFERRAMIVREVRHFFDERDFVEVETPMLTPLATGAAAKPFVTHHNALDIDLYARIAPELYLKRLIVGGFERVYELNRNFRNEGISYKHNPEFTMLEFYQAYADFNDLMDLTEELIKRLVDKVCALRQTPYKDHIIDFDNWQRLTMREAVLQHWPNDATRPTLEGLMDRTQLEDAAAALDLGFDPKLNDGQLLGAIFEHVVEPHLIHPTFITEFPTELSPLSKQKADDPRFVERFELYVANMEVANAFSELNDPVEQRRRFEEQMNQRERGDEEAMVMDEDYIRALSYGMPPTGGEGIGIDRLVMILTNQPSIRDVILFPHMRPEAK is encoded by the coding sequence TTGCTCGATCAGGATAACGACCAGATTCAACAACGCCGCCGCCATCTGGAAGAAATTGCGGCGCTCGGCCACCCGGCTTATACCAATCGCTTCGACCGTTCCCATAAAATTACTGAACTGGTCAAACGCTACCACAGCTTCGCAGGAAAAAAAGAAGAGGCCGAGCTTGCCAACACCAACACGGAACTGAAAGCGGCGGAGGCGGGCGAAGTCCGCATCGCCGGGCGAATTATGACCATGCGCTTGATGGGCAAAGCCGCCTTTGTGCATTTGTCCGACGGGCTGGCGGCCTTGCAGGCGTACATTCGCAAAAACGATGTCGGCGACGCTGCCTGGGAGTTATATCAAAAGCTCGATCTTGGCGACTGGATTGGGGTTAAGGGTTATTTGTTCGTCACCAAAACCGGCGAGTTGTCGGTTCACGCGACCCAACTTCAGTTTCTGTCAAAAGCTTTGCTGCCGATGCCGGACAAATATCACGGCGTCACGGACAAGGAATTGCGCTACCGCCAGCGGTACGTGGATTTGATTGCCAGCAGCGCAATTCACGAACGCCAGCCAGGCGAATTAACCAGCCGCGAAATCTTCGAGCGGCGCGCAATGATCGTTCGCGAAGTGCGCCACTTTTTCGATGAGCGCGATTTTGTCGAAGTCGAAACGCCAATGCTGACGCCACTAGCGACGGGCGCGGCAGCCAAGCCGTTTGTCACACATCACAACGCGCTGGACATTGACCTGTACGCGCGCATCGCGCCGGAACTGTACCTGAAACGGTTGATCGTCGGCGGATTCGAGCGCGTGTACGAACTCAACCGCAACTTCCGCAACGAAGGCATTTCGTATAAACACAACCCGGAATTCACGATGCTGGAGTTTTATCAGGCGTACGCGGATTTCAATGACCTGATGGATTTGACTGAAGAACTCATCAAAAGATTGGTGGACAAAGTTTGTGCCTTGCGACAAACGCCGTACAAAGATCACATCATTGATTTCGATAACTGGCAGCGCTTGACTATGCGCGAAGCCGTTTTGCAGCACTGGCCGAACGACGCCACACGGCCAACGCTGGAAGGGTTGATGGATCGCACGCAATTGGAGGATGCAGCGGCGGCGCTGGATTTAGGTTTCGATCCGAAGTTGAACGACGGGCAATTGCTCGGCGCGATTTTTGAGCACGTGGTCGAACCGCATCTGATCCATCCGACGTTTATCACGGAATTTCCGACCGAGTTGTCTCCGCTGTCGAAACAAAAAGCCGACGATCCGCGTTTTGTGGAACGCTTCGAGTTGTACGTCGCCAACATGGAAGTGGCCAATGCATTTTCGGAACTGAACGATCCGGTCGAACAGCGCCGCCGCTTTGAGGAGCAAATGAACCAGCGCGAACGCGGCGATGAAGAAGCGATGGTTATGGATGAAGATTATATTCGCGCGCTGAGTTACGGCATGCCTCCAACCGGCGGCGAAGGAATCGGCATTGACCGGTTGGTGATGATTCTGACCAATCAGCCTTCCATCCGCGACGTGATTTTGTTCCCGCATATGCGCCCGGAAGCAAAATAG
- the guaB gene encoding IMP dehydrogenase: MVNNNLIEALTFDDVLLVPAYSEILPTETDTSTRLTRRINLNIPVISSAMDTVTEAPMAIAIAQQGGIGVIHKNFSIESQRDEVDKVKRSESGMIVDPVTMTPDRKIREALELMKRFKISGVPIVQGDGRLVGILTNRDLRFETRLDLTLAEVMTKDNLITVPVGTTLQQAEGILQRHRVEKLLVVDDQYHLKGLITVKDIQKAIKYPNAAKDDLGRLRCAAAIGATGDFLERAVELIKARVDVLAIDTAHGHSSRVVEAVKTVKRRFPEIELIAGNVATAEGARALIDAGVDAVKVGIGPGSICTTRVVSGAGVPQITAITEAVRGAEGSSVPIIADGGIKYSGDITKAIAAGADVVMIGSLLAGTDESPGEIILYQGRNFKAYRGMGSLGAMKEGSRDRYAQQEVETDNKLVPEGIEGRVTYKGSLAALVGQLVGGLRAGMGYTGCKTIHELQQKARFMKITAASLKESHVHDVIITKEAPNYRVE, translated from the coding sequence ATGGTGAATAATAATCTGATCGAAGCTTTGACATTTGACGATGTGTTGCTGGTTCCGGCGTATTCCGAAATTTTACCAACTGAAACCGACACATCCACACGGCTGACGCGCCGTATTAACCTGAACATTCCGGTTATCAGCTCGGCGATGGACACCGTCACCGAAGCGCCGATGGCCATCGCCATCGCCCAGCAGGGCGGGATCGGCGTGATTCACAAAAACTTCTCCATCGAATCGCAACGCGACGAAGTGGACAAGGTCAAACGCAGCGAATCCGGCATGATCGTTGATCCCGTGACCATGACGCCCGACCGCAAAATTCGCGAGGCGCTGGAGTTGATGAAGCGCTTCAAGATTTCCGGCGTGCCGATTGTTCAAGGGGACGGACGGTTGGTCGGCATTTTGACCAATCGCGATTTGCGGTTTGAAACGCGGCTGGATTTGACGCTGGCCGAAGTCATGACCAAAGACAACCTGATTACCGTTCCGGTCGGCACAACGCTGCAACAGGCCGAAGGAATTTTGCAGCGTCACCGCGTCGAAAAACTCTTGGTTGTTGACGACCAATATCACCTGAAAGGGTTGATCACCGTCAAAGACATCCAGAAAGCCATCAAATATCCGAATGCCGCCAAAGACGATCTTGGCCGGTTGCGCTGCGCTGCCGCCATCGGAGCGACGGGTGATTTTCTGGAACGCGCGGTCGAATTGATCAAAGCGCGCGTGGACGTGTTGGCGATAGACACTGCTCACGGCCATAGTTCACGCGTCGTCGAAGCGGTTAAAACCGTTAAACGCCGTTTCCCGGAAATCGAGTTGATTGCCGGAAATGTCGCCACTGCGGAAGGCGCGCGCGCCTTAATTGACGCTGGCGTGGACGCCGTCAAAGTCGGCATTGGCCCTGGCTCGATTTGCACAACGCGCGTGGTCAGTGGCGCGGGCGTTCCGCAAATCACTGCCATTACCGAAGCCGTTCGCGGCGCGGAAGGCTCCAGCGTTCCGATCATCGCCGATGGCGGCATCAAATACTCCGGCGATATCACCAAAGCCATCGCCGCCGGAGCCGATGTGGTGATGATTGGTTCATTGCTGGCCGGCACCGATGAATCACCGGGCGAAATCATTCTTTACCAGGGCCGTAATTTCAAAGCCTATCGCGGGATGGGCAGCCTGGGGGCGATGAAAGAAGGCAGCAGGGATCGGTACGCGCAACAGGAAGTAGAGACCGACAACAAACTGGTTCCCGAAGGGATTGAAGGCCGCGTGACCTACAAAGGCTCACTGGCAGCGCTGGTTGGCCAATTAGTGGGAGGCTTGCGGGCTGGTATGGGCTACACGGGCTGCAAGACAATCCACGAGCTTCAACAAAAGGCACGCTTTATGAAGATCACGGCAGCGAGCCTGAAAGAATCGCACGTCCACGACGTAATTATTACGAAGGAAGCTCCAAACTATCGCGTCGAATAG
- a CDS encoding flippase-like domain-containing protein: protein MKRHSHIVAAISLLAGLVLFVYITRRIGWQEIAERVRTIGIGFPLLLAVSALRPVGRAWAWFRCFEPQTRTEELGGFWPVVRARLAADSMGAVTSAGPFVAEPSRVFFFGGRVPIGSASAAAAVELLSYTASCGLLLLGGMLALLFGIELGQQFRWILIAAIAVAISSLSLMAIIFSLKFVVVERFCEALKTLIPVPRFHRLLDKELHQLLELEEYVFDFFRKHPKDFLWVMLGESLFHLGGVAEIFLTLKLTGTNATFLAAFVLEALNRLINLLFAFVPAKVGVDEAGSAWLAEALGLSSAAGVTLAIYRKLRLLCWTAIGLVCLATLTKSAKQNERSTEPKSSNAR from the coding sequence GTGAAACGTCATTCTCACATTGTGGCGGCAATTTCGTTGCTGGCGGGGCTGGTGTTGTTTGTGTACATCACTCGCCGGATCGGATGGCAGGAAATTGCCGAGCGAGTCCGAACCATCGGCATCGGATTTCCGCTGCTGCTGGCTGTATCGGCGCTGCGGCCAGTGGGTCGGGCCTGGGCCTGGTTTCGTTGCTTTGAACCGCAAACTCGAACCGAAGAACTTGGGGGATTCTGGCCTGTGGTGCGCGCTCGGTTGGCGGCGGATTCAATGGGCGCGGTGACTTCTGCCGGACCGTTTGTGGCTGAACCTTCGCGCGTGTTCTTTTTTGGCGGCAGAGTTCCCATCGGTTCGGCGTCGGCTGCGGCGGCGGTGGAATTGCTCAGCTACACTGCGTCCTGTGGACTATTGCTGTTGGGCGGAATGCTGGCGCTGTTGTTCGGCATCGAACTCGGCCAGCAATTCAGATGGATTTTGATCGCTGCGATTGCTGTGGCGATTTCGTCGCTGAGTTTGATGGCCATCATCTTCAGCCTGAAGTTCGTGGTTGTGGAGCGGTTTTGCGAAGCGCTTAAAACACTGATTCCGGTTCCGCGTTTTCATCGCCTGCTGGATAAAGAGTTGCATCAATTGCTGGAACTGGAAGAATACGTATTCGATTTTTTCCGCAAACATCCGAAAGATTTTCTGTGGGTGATGCTGGGCGAATCCCTCTTTCATCTGGGCGGAGTCGCGGAAATCTTTCTGACTTTGAAACTGACTGGAACCAACGCGACCTTTCTGGCGGCGTTCGTACTGGAAGCATTGAACCGGTTGATCAATTTGCTGTTTGCATTTGTTCCGGCCAAAGTCGGCGTGGACGAAGCGGGAAGCGCCTGGCTGGCGGAGGCGCTGGGATTAAGTTCCGCCGCCGGAGTGACGCTGGCGATTTATCGAAAACTGCGACTGTTGTGCTGGACGGCAATCGGGTTGGTTTGTCTGGCGACGCTGACAAAAAGCGCAAAACAAAATGAACGATCAACAGAACCTAAATCCTCCAACGCTCGCTGA
- a CDS encoding helix-turn-helix domain-containing protein, whose product MATLGQQLKQAREERGLTINQIAEATRLGSRFLEAIENDDYKILPGGVFNRAFVRKFARQVGMDEDQAVRLYDQQLAERGGEPAKTSYVGLADELESRSSGNSFLFTLIVVIILAAAGGAAWLAFKPASEHTVSEPIPTPPPLATPSPTAAAEPSVTPTPEASPTPETINGLRVQLTANTEDCWISFRTDGGKNDQVTIAKGSSHEFLATEKISFIRIGNLPALNITVNGKRVSLEKLVPNRKGQVVDNVVISKDNYQGFLE is encoded by the coding sequence ATGGCAACACTGGGCCAGCAACTAAAACAGGCGCGTGAAGAACGCGGCCTGACAATCAATCAAATCGCAGAGGCCACTCGCCTGGGCAGCCGCTTTCTGGAAGCGATCGAAAACGACGATTACAAAATCCTTCCCGGCGGGGTGTTCAATCGCGCCTTCGTCCGCAAATTCGCGCGACAAGTGGGCATGGATGAGGACCAGGCCGTCCGACTTTACGATCAGCAATTGGCGGAGCGTGGCGGTGAACCGGCAAAGACTTCATACGTAGGATTGGCGGATGAACTCGAGTCCAGATCGTCCGGAAACAGTTTTCTCTTTACGCTTATCGTGGTGATCATTCTGGCGGCAGCGGGCGGCGCGGCCTGGTTGGCGTTTAAGCCCGCTTCGGAACATACAGTTTCGGAACCAATCCCGACTCCACCACCGTTGGCGACACCATCGCCAACGGCTGCTGCCGAACCGAGTGTCACCCCAACGCCAGAGGCTTCGCCGACACCGGAAACGATTAATGGATTGCGGGTTCAATTGACTGCCAACACGGAAGATTGCTGGATCAGTTTTCGCACCGATGGCGGCAAAAATGACCAAGTCACCATTGCCAAAGGCAGTAGCCATGAATTCCTGGCAACCGAAAAAATCTCTTTCATCAGAATAGGCAACCTGCCTGCGCTGAACATTACGGTCAATGGCAAACGGGTCAGTTTGGAAAAACTTGTTCCCAACCGTAAAGGTCAAGTTGTTGACAATGTCGTTATCTCGAAAGACAACTATCAAGGATTTCTTGAGTAA